A single region of the Coprobacter tertius genome encodes:
- a CDS encoding alpha/beta hydrolase translates to MKKQLFVLLLLCIPFSYIRAAQVDTLKVYSPKMQREIKCVIILPDTYSQKTTELFPVMYLLHGYGNNYKIWIEKKPSLPRLASSHNMIVVCPDGEASWYWDSPINPSSQFETFLSKELVEYIDKNYRTIANRKGRAITGLSMGGHGAMWTAIRHQDIFGAVGSMSGGLDIRPFPGYWKMNKQIGEYKDNTERWNQYTVITQLDKLTNNSLAIFIDCGVGDFFLQVNKDAHNMLLQKGINHDFILRPGGHDWDYWTNAVEYHMLFFKNYFQGKHPLVK, encoded by the coding sequence ATGAAAAAACAATTATTTGTTCTTTTGCTTCTATGTATCCCCTTTTCATACATAAGAGCCGCGCAAGTAGATACGTTAAAAGTTTACAGTCCCAAAATGCAAAGGGAAATTAAATGTGTAATTATACTACCCGATACTTATTCCCAAAAAACGACAGAATTGTTTCCTGTTATGTATCTCCTGCACGGATACGGAAATAATTATAAAATCTGGATCGAAAAGAAGCCGTCCTTACCCCGTTTAGCCTCTTCACATAACATGATCGTAGTTTGCCCCGATGGAGAAGCGAGCTGGTATTGGGATAGCCCGATAAATCCTTCTTCCCAATTCGAGACTTTTCTCTCGAAAGAATTGGTAGAGTATATCGACAAAAATTACCGGACTATCGCCAATCGCAAAGGACGCGCCATTACCGGTCTGAGCATGGGAGGACACGGAGCCATGTGGACTGCAATACGGCATCAGGATATCTTCGGAGCGGTAGGCAGTATGAGTGGAGGCCTCGATATACGTCCCTTCCCGGGTTATTGGAAAATGAATAAACAAATCGGCGAATATAAAGACAATACAGAACGCTGGAATCAGTATACCGTCATAACCCAACTTGATAAACTCACCAATAACAGCCTGGCCATTTTTATCGATTGCGGAGTAGGCGACTTTTTTCTACAAGTAAATAAAGATGCTCACAATATGTTATTGCAAAAAGGAATAAATCACGACTTTATTTTACGACCGGGAGGCCACGATTGGGATTACTGGACAAACGCAGTCGAATATCATATGTTGTTCTTTAAAAACTATTTTCAGGGGAAACATCCTCTTGTAAAATAA